The following coding sequences lie in one Lolium perenne isolate Kyuss_39 chromosome 2, Kyuss_2.0, whole genome shotgun sequence genomic window:
- the LOC127336281 gene encoding coniferyl alcohol acyltransferase — protein MVQYLETTGAKCDGSDEIEVTATFARTVAPALPLQEHSLPLSNLDLILPPIDVGVFFCYAAAGDGAAAASTLKAALAKVLVTYYPLAGEIVANAAGEPELLCSGRGVDFAEATADGVELRDVRLGLPDESVEKLVPKKKAGVMSVQVTKFKCGGAVVGCTFDHRVCDAYSFNMFLVAWAAAARGAPAPPSPSFNRSLLAPRSVSCTAGTLADRLFIPVSCVPPPPPTAEPPTAVNRIYHVAAADVTALQASAGPGRTKLESFTAHLWRLYARAFPADSCSMGVVVDGRARVSPDGAMKPYFGNVLTIPYGVIGAAQLKDMPLADVAEDVHWWVAEAATGEHFEELVDWVEAQRPEPTVARAYLGVGDGEDAAVACVVSSGMRLPVGEVDFGWGMPAFASYHFPWPGGAGYVMPMPSARGGGDWVVYVHAAPELVRVMEEEPTVFRAPEM, from the exons ATGGTGCAGTATCTCGAGACCACCGGCGCCAAATGCGACGGCAGCGACGAGATCGAGGTGACCGCCACGTTCGCTCGGACCGTGGCGCCGGCGCTGCCACTGCAGGAGCACTCCTTGCCTCTCTCCAACCTCGACCTCATCCTGCCCCCCATTGACGTCGGCGTCTTCTTCTGCTACGCTGCAgccggcgacggcgcggcggccgcGTCGACCCTGAAGGCGGCGCTGGCCAAGGTGCTGGTGACGTACTACCCGCTTGCCGGAGAGATCGTGGCCAACGCCGCGGGGGAGCCGGAACTGCTGTGCTCCGGCCGCGGCGTCGACTTCGCGGAGGCGACCGCGGACGGCGTCGAGCTCCGGGACGTGCGGCTCGGCCTGCCGGACGAGAGCGTGGAGAAGCTGGTGCCCAAGAAGAAGGCTGGGGTCATGAGCGTGCAG GTGACCAAGTTCAAGTGCGGCGGCGCCGTCGTCGGGTGCACGTTCGACCACCGCGTCTGCGACGCCTACTCCTTCAACATGTTCCTCGTCGCGTGGGCAGCGGCAGCCAGAGGCGCACCCGCTCCGCCATCTCCATCCTTCAACCGCTCTCTCCTCGCGCCACGCAGTGTGTCGTGCACAGCCGGCACCCTCGCCGACCGCCTCTTCATCCCCGTCAGCTGCGTTCCGCCCCCTCCACCCACGGCGGAACCACCCACAGCCGTCAACCGCATCTACCACGTGGCCGCCGCCGACGTCACGGCCCTGCAGGCCTCGGCGGGGCCCGGGCGCACCAAGCTGGAGTCCTTCACGGCCCACCTGTGGCGGCTCTACGCCAGGGCGTTCCCGGCCGACTCGTGCAGCATGGGCGTGGTCGTGGACGGGCGCGCCCGCGTGTCCCCCGACGGCGCCATGAAGCCCTACTTCGGCAACGTGCTGACCATACCCTACGGCGTGATCGGCGCCGCGCAGCTGAAGGACATGCCGCTCGCGGACGTGGCCGAGGACGTGCACTGGTGGGTGGCCGAGGCTGCGACGGGGGAGCATTTCGAAGAGCTCGTGGACTGGGTGGAGGCGCAGCGGCCGGAGCCGACGGTGGCGCGGGCCTACTTGGGGGTCGGTGATGGTGAGGACGCGGCGGTGGCGTGCGTGGTGTCGTCGGGGATGAGGCTGCCGGTGGGCGAGGTGGACTTCGGATGGGGCATGCCGGCGTTTGCATCGTACCACTTCCCGTGGCCCGGGGGCGCCGGATACGTGATGCCCATGCCGAGCGCGCGCGGCGGCGGGGACTGGGTGGTGTACGTCcacgcggcgccggagctggtgaGGGTCATGGAGGAGGAGCCCACGGTGTTCAGAGCCCCGGAGATGTGA